In Flavobacteriales bacterium, a single window of DNA contains:
- a CDS encoding YceI family protein, with the protein MLRYVCIAIIVLLTACQSDDRVREANPEESQPTAVRSFNPGSLVGHHYFMDEQHSYLGFKIKYFGYSPVRGRFDVFDGTLFYDPEYPAATSATVFIDVSSIHTGQERRDEDLLREDTWFDAVDHPYISFYSTEAIPYENGSFDLIGEITVKGISRMDTLSFDRPTDISRDWAENEQVDFSGKMTIDRQDFEVFG; encoded by the coding sequence GACCGCTTGCCAGTCTGATGATCGTGTCAGGGAAGCCAACCCGGAAGAATCGCAACCAACCGCAGTTCGGTCTTTCAATCCGGGTTCTTTGGTGGGTCATCATTACTTCATGGACGAACAGCACTCCTATCTGGGATTCAAGATCAAGTACTTCGGCTACAGTCCGGTCAGAGGCCGTTTCGATGTATTCGATGGCACCCTCTTCTATGACCCTGAGTATCCAGCGGCCACCTCAGCTACGGTATTTATAGATGTGAGCAGTATCCATACCGGTCAGGAGCGAAGAGATGAGGATCTTCTGCGAGAAGACACCTGGTTCGATGCGGTGGATCATCCCTATATATCATTCTACAGCACTGAAGCGATTCCTTATGAGAATGGCAGTTTCGACTTGATAGGTGAGATCACCGTCAAAGGCATCTCTCGAATGGACACTTTGTCCTTTGATCGACCCACCGACATTTCCCGGGATTGGGCGGAGAACGAGCAAGTGGATTTCTCAGGTAAGATGACCATCGACCGACAGGATTTCGAGGTGTTCGGAG